In a single window of the Streptomyces sp. NBC_00353 genome:
- a CDS encoding MGMT family protein → MSEHRTSDDGARDERVPDELPEYAERVLDVADLIPPGRVMTYGDIAEWLGEGGPRQVGRVMALYGGAAPWWRVVRSDGALLPGHELQALDHYREESTPLREASRSAEGHIPRLDMKRARWDGVTGGGHGGAEGKDGAAHT, encoded by the coding sequence ATGAGCGAACACCGGACGAGCGACGACGGCGCGAGGGACGAACGGGTGCCCGATGAGCTGCCCGAGTACGCGGAGCGCGTGCTCGATGTCGCCGACCTGATCCCACCCGGCCGTGTCATGACGTACGGCGATATCGCGGAGTGGCTGGGCGAGGGCGGGCCGCGCCAGGTCGGCCGGGTCATGGCGCTGTACGGCGGTGCGGCGCCGTGGTGGCGTGTGGTGCGCTCCGACGGGGCGCTGCTGCCCGGCCACGAACTGCAGGCGCTGGACCACTACCGCGAGGAGAGCACCCCGCTGCGCGAGGCGTCGCGCAGCGCGGAGGGCCACATACCGCGCCTCGACATGAAGCGCGCACGGTGGGACGGCGTGACCGGCGGCGGTCACGGCGGGGCCGAGGGCAAGGACGGAGCTGCTCACACCTGA
- a CDS encoding lysylphosphatidylglycerol synthase domain-containing protein, whose product MQPPKAADASDAEPRPEEGQDRAQAPERKPAPEQRPSSETERELKQGHGQEPAQQARPHHLVGSTLSTVRAAEEADRVSGDEPLLPARVHRPSDLMRLLVGVLAIAVLFSIAAFAHGTTTGLENDINKGTDQAPDVLIKIAGLVSSIAVLLVPVAFAIERLIKRDGLRIADGVLAAVLAHGVTLATDLWVAKSASGTIQDALTQPQPGAALTDPVHGYLAPVIAYMTAVGMARRPRWRVVLWVVLLLDAFAMLVGGYTTPFSIILTVLIGWTVAYGTLYAVGSPNVRPTGQHLMAGLRHVGFRPVTAMRADDAPDSGDQSDRGRRYLVSLEDGPPLDVTVVDREQQAQGFFYRVWRRLTLRAITQRRSIQSLRQALEQEALLAYAAIAAGANAPKLIATSELGPDAVMLVYEHIGGRSLDALEDVEITDDLVRGAWRQVKALQSRRIAHRRLTGDAILVEPSGTVFVTDLRGGEIAAGDLVLRMDIAQLLTTTGLRVGAERAVAAALEVLGPDAVADCLPLLQPIALSRSTRAALRRLARERSQREREAVLEASDAAKRAKAQESEVSEAEGVPSVPADRKALRNEKQAEKRAEKRAIDDALDEAREEDLLTQIRRQVLLIRPQAPVEPVRLERIKPRTLLSFIAGAIAAYFLISQVTEADFGAVVEQAEWGWVAAALGFSALSYIAAAMSLLGFVPERVPFGKTVLAQVAGSFVKIVAPPAVGGVALNTRFLQRSGVRPGLAVASVGASQLFGLGCHVLLLGAFGYLTGTEKTPSSLTPSRTVIAGLLTVAVLVLVVTAIPFLRKFVVTRVRSLFAGVVPRMLDVVQRPQKLLTGIGGMLLLTGLFVMCLDASIRAFSGPDVPQLSYASIAVVFLAGNALGSAAPTPGGMGAVEGALTLGLIAVGLPKEVAAPAVLLFRLMTLWLPVLPGWLCFNHLTRKDAL is encoded by the coding sequence GTGCAGCCACCGAAGGCGGCGGACGCCTCTGATGCCGAGCCGCGCCCGGAAGAAGGCCAGGACCGGGCTCAGGCTCCGGAGCGGAAGCCGGCACCGGAGCAGAGGCCGTCATCCGAGACGGAGCGCGAGCTGAAGCAGGGGCACGGCCAGGAGCCTGCGCAGCAGGCCCGCCCGCACCATCTGGTCGGCTCCACCCTCTCCACCGTCCGCGCGGCCGAAGAAGCCGACCGTGTCTCCGGGGACGAACCGCTGCTCCCGGCGCGCGTGCACCGCCCCTCCGACCTCATGCGGCTCCTCGTCGGCGTTCTGGCGATCGCCGTCCTGTTCTCCATCGCCGCGTTCGCCCACGGCACCACGACCGGTCTCGAGAACGACATCAACAAGGGCACCGACCAGGCGCCCGACGTCCTCATCAAGATCGCCGGTCTGGTCTCCAGCATCGCCGTGCTGCTCGTGCCCGTCGCCTTCGCCATCGAGCGGCTGATCAAACGCGACGGGCTGCGGATCGCCGACGGGGTTCTTGCCGCCGTGCTCGCGCACGGGGTGACGCTCGCCACCGACCTGTGGGTGGCCAAGTCCGCCTCCGGCACCATTCAGGACGCCCTCACCCAGCCGCAGCCCGGTGCTGCGCTCACCGATCCCGTCCACGGCTATCTCGCGCCCGTCATCGCCTATATGACGGCGGTCGGCATGGCGAGACGGCCGCGCTGGCGGGTCGTGCTGTGGGTGGTGCTGCTGCTCGACGCCTTCGCCATGCTGGTCGGCGGCTATACGACACCGTTCTCGATCATCCTGACCGTGCTGATCGGCTGGACCGTGGCCTACGGCACGCTGTACGCGGTCGGCTCGCCGAACGTCCGGCCGACCGGTCAGCACCTGATGGCCGGTCTGCGCCACGTCGGCTTCCGCCCGGTCACCGCGATGCGCGCCGACGACGCCCCCGACTCCGGCGACCAGAGCGACCGGGGCCGCCGCTATCTGGTCTCCCTCGAGGACGGTCCACCGCTGGATGTGACGGTCGTCGACCGGGAACAGCAGGCGCAGGGCTTCTTCTACCGGGTATGGCGCAGGCTCACCCTGCGGGCCATCACCCAGCGCCGCTCCATCCAGTCGCTGCGCCAGGCCCTGGAGCAGGAGGCGCTTCTCGCGTACGCGGCGATCGCCGCCGGGGCCAACGCCCCCAAACTGATCGCCACCTCCGAGCTCGGTCCCGACGCCGTGATGCTGGTGTACGAGCACATCGGCGGACGTTCGCTCGACGCGCTCGAGGACGTGGAGATCACCGACGATCTGGTGCGCGGTGCCTGGCGGCAGGTGAAGGCGCTCCAGTCGCGGCGGATCGCGCACCGCAGACTCACCGGCGACGCGATCCTGGTGGAGCCTTCCGGCACGGTGTTCGTCACCGATCTGCGCGGCGGGGAGATCGCGGCCGGTGATCTGGTGCTGCGGATGGACATCGCCCAGCTGCTCACCACCACCGGTCTGCGGGTGGGCGCCGAGCGGGCCGTCGCGGCCGCGCTCGAAGTACTCGGTCCCGACGCCGTCGCCGACTGTCTGCCGCTGCTCCAGCCGATCGCGCTCAGCCGCTCCACCCGGGCGGCGCTGCGCAGGCTCGCCCGGGAGCGGTCCCAGCGGGAGCGGGAGGCGGTACTCGAAGCGTCGGACGCCGCCAAGCGTGCCAAGGCCCAGGAGTCCGAGGTATCGGAGGCGGAAGGGGTCCCCTCGGTCCCCGCCGACCGCAAGGCGCTCCGTAATGAGAAGCAGGCGGAGAAGCGCGCCGAGAAGCGGGCGATAGACGATGCCCTGGACGAGGCCCGCGAGGAGGATCTGCTGACTCAGATCCGCCGCCAGGTGCTGCTGATCCGGCCGCAGGCGCCCGTCGAACCGGTGCGGCTGGAGCGGATCAAGCCGCGCACCCTGCTCAGCTTCATCGCCGGTGCCATCGCCGCGTACTTCCTGATCTCCCAGGTCACGGAGGCCGACTTCGGTGCGGTCGTCGAGCAGGCGGAGTGGGGCTGGGTGGCGGCGGCGCTCGGGTTCTCGGCGCTGAGTTACATCGCGGCCGCGATGAGCCTGCTGGGGTTCGTGCCGGAGCGGGTGCCGTTCGGCAAGACCGTGCTGGCGCAGGTGGCCGGCTCGTTCGTGAAGATCGTCGCGCCGCCCGCGGTCGGTGGGGTGGCGCTGAACACCCGGTTCCTGCAGCGTTCCGGGGTGCGCCCGGGGCTGGCCGTCGCGAGTGTCGGCGCCTCGCAGCTGTTCGGGCTCGGCTGCCATGTGCTGCTGCTGGGCGCGTTCGGCTATCTGACCGGTACCGAGAAGACCCCGTCGTCGCTCACCCCGTCCAGGACGGTGATCGCGGGGCTGCTGACCGTCGCGGTGCTGGTGCTGGTGGTGACCGCGATCCCGTTCCTGCGGAAGTTCGTGGTGACGCGGGTACGGTCGCTGTTCGCCGGAGTCGTACCGCGCATGCTCGACGTGGTGCAGCGGCCGCAGAAGCTGCTCACCGGCATCGGCGGCATGCTGCTGCTGACCGGCCTGTTCGTGATGTGTCTGGATGCGTCGATCCGGGCGTTCAGCGGTCCCGACGTACCGCAGCTCAGCTACGCGAGCATCGCGGTGGTCTTCCTCGCCGGCAACGCGCTGGGTTCGGCGGCGCCGACCCCCGGCGGTATGGGCGCGGTCGAGGGTGCGCTGACGCTGGGGCTGATCGCGGTCGGACTGCCGAAGGAGGTCGCGGCGCCTGCCGTGCTGCTGTTCCGGCTGATGACGCTGTGGCTGCCGGTCCTTCCCGGCTGGCTCTGCTTCAACCATCTCACCCGCAAGGACGCTCTCTAG
- a CDS encoding alpha/beta hydrolase has product MRTPPALRAAALAATVTVLLPLTACSDSGDGAADTDRTQNSPHPANAADTSVPADLASQKLEWKPCPAPSAAQGGGTAPTPLPGGTAWECSFMKVPLDYAKPDGDTIKLALIRAKASNPSKRIGSLIMNFGGPGASGVATLPEFGTTYDKLRTRYDLVSFDPRGVGRSEGVKCENDKQLDARFESDLTPDDAAEVQAYVNQQKEYVAACKKNSGSELPYVGTVNAARDMNLMHQVLGDEKLHYLGFSYGTELGGVYAHLFPKSVGRAVLDAVVDPTEDSEQSSLGQAQGFQLALENFTADCVNRGAACKLPGSTGKEVELWIADLLQRLEKKPITGLGTRQLTQSQAITGIAAALYSRETWPLLEEGLDEADGGNGALLLALADSLNGRSDDGRYDNSTAANTAINCVDTKQRFSVDETKARLPEFQKASPIFGDYLGWGLMACTGWPVQGAWDTPDVSAPGAPPILVVGNTGDPATPYKGAKAMADALGKGVGVEMTYKGQGHGAYNTGDACVQKTVGDYLLDGKVPAAGTVCGSGAGGSDK; this is encoded by the coding sequence ATGAGGACCCCCCCTGCCCTGCGCGCCGCGGCCCTCGCCGCAACCGTGACCGTTCTGCTGCCCCTCACCGCCTGTTCGGACAGCGGCGACGGTGCGGCCGACACGGACCGCACCCAGAACTCTCCGCACCCGGCGAACGCCGCCGACACGTCGGTGCCGGCCGACCTGGCTTCCCAGAAGCTGGAGTGGAAGCCCTGTCCCGCCCCTTCCGCGGCACAGGGCGGCGGCACCGCCCCCACCCCGCTCCCCGGCGGCACCGCCTGGGAGTGCTCCTTCATGAAGGTCCCGCTCGACTACGCGAAGCCGGACGGCGACACGATCAAACTGGCGCTCATCCGCGCCAAGGCCAGCAACCCGAGCAAACGGATCGGCTCACTCATCATGAACTTCGGCGGCCCCGGCGCCTCCGGCGTCGCCACGCTGCCTGAATTCGGCACCACGTACGACAAGCTCCGAACCCGATACGACCTGGTGAGCTTCGACCCACGCGGGGTCGGCCGCAGCGAGGGCGTGAAATGCGAGAACGACAAGCAGCTCGACGCGCGCTTCGAGAGCGACCTCACCCCTGACGACGCCGCCGAGGTGCAGGCCTACGTCAACCAGCAGAAGGAGTATGTGGCGGCCTGCAAGAAGAACTCCGGCTCCGAACTCCCCTACGTCGGCACCGTCAACGCCGCCCGCGACATGAATCTGATGCACCAGGTGCTCGGCGACGAGAAGCTGCACTACCTCGGTTTCTCCTACGGCACCGAACTGGGCGGCGTCTACGCCCACTTGTTCCCGAAGAGCGTCGGCAGGGCGGTGCTCGACGCGGTCGTCGACCCGACCGAGGACTCCGAACAGTCCTCCCTCGGCCAGGCGCAGGGCTTCCAGCTGGCCCTGGAGAACTTCACCGCGGACTGCGTGAACCGCGGCGCCGCCTGCAAGCTCCCCGGTTCCACCGGGAAGGAGGTCGAGCTGTGGATCGCCGACCTTCTCCAGCGGTTGGAGAAGAAGCCGATCACGGGGCTCGGCACGCGGCAGCTGACGCAGTCCCAGGCAATCACCGGTATCGCGGCCGCCCTCTACTCCCGGGAGACCTGGCCGCTGCTGGAGGAAGGGCTCGACGAGGCGGACGGCGGGAACGGCGCGCTGCTCCTGGCCCTTGCCGACTCGCTGAACGGCCGCTCCGACGACGGTCGTTACGACAACTCGACGGCCGCCAACACGGCCATCAACTGCGTCGACACCAAGCAGCGGTTCAGCGTCGACGAGACGAAGGCGAGGCTCCCGGAGTTCCAGAAGGCGTCGCCGATCTTCGGCGACTATCTGGGCTGGGGTCTGATGGCGTGCACCGGCTGGCCGGTGCAGGGCGCCTGGGACACCCCGGACGTCAGCGCCCCCGGCGCGCCCCCCATCCTGGTCGTCGGCAACACGGGAGACCCGGCGACACCGTACAAGGGTGCGAAGGCGATGGCCGACGCACTGGGCAAGGGCGTCGGGGTCGAGATGACGTACAAGGGCCAGGGGCACGGCGCGTACAACACCGGCGACGCCTGTGTGCAGAAGACGGTGGGCGACTATCTGCTGGACGGCAAAGTCCCGGCGGCCGGTACTGTCTGTGGCTCAGGGGCTGGCGGCAGCGACAAATAG
- a CDS encoding alpha/beta hydrolase, with the protein MVHHARAGALAAAALLLTGVLAGCDGGSDAKADGKAGRSATPSSTGASGGSDGKPGALPTLPAALTSQRPVWNRCKAVGGESAPASGWRCATVKVPLDYAEPTGDTIGIALIRKEARDKGRRLGSMLFNFGGPGGSGVSILPRAAGSYANLNTRYDLVSFDPRGVAGSSGVKCRSDQEQEVANRNVDLTPDTAAEEAAFMKDGADFGAGCERSSGKVLPYVGTTNAARDMDLIREVLGDKKLTYFGISYGTELGGTYAHLYPKNVGRTVLDAVVDPTADTIGHARNQATGFQRALENYLKDRGQDPKAGTRRIARLLERIDGKPLPTGSGRKLNETLAITGIVTPLYSKSNWPVLTQALDEAENQGTGNLLLQLADSYNGRDKNGHYDTQSHSQRAISCADSRLRPTAGNAKALLPEFRKLSPVFGPFLAWDTAGWCADWPVKGEHDTPEASAPGAGPILVVGTTGDPATPYEGAQKMADELGKGVGVMLTNKGEGHGAYGESPCVTSAVDAYFLDGKVPANGRTCS; encoded by the coding sequence GTGGTTCACCATGCTCGCGCCGGGGCTCTGGCCGCTGCCGCGCTGCTGCTGACGGGGGTGCTCGCGGGCTGCGACGGGGGCTCGGACGCGAAGGCGGACGGCAAGGCGGGCCGCAGCGCGACACCCTCGTCCACCGGGGCGTCCGGCGGATCGGACGGGAAGCCGGGCGCGCTGCCCACCCTGCCGGCGGCCCTCACCTCCCAGCGGCCGGTCTGGAACCGCTGCAAGGCAGTCGGAGGCGAGAGCGCACCGGCGTCCGGCTGGAGATGCGCGACGGTCAAGGTGCCGTTGGACTACGCCGAGCCGACCGGCGACACGATCGGGATCGCGCTGATCCGCAAGGAGGCCCGCGACAAGGGCCGTCGGCTGGGCTCGATGCTGTTCAACTTCGGCGGCCCCGGCGGCTCGGGCGTCTCGATACTGCCGCGCGCCGCCGGATCGTACGCGAACCTCAACACCCGCTACGACCTGGTGAGTTTCGACCCGCGCGGGGTCGCGGGCAGCTCCGGGGTCAAGTGCCGCAGCGACCAGGAGCAGGAGGTCGCCAACCGGAATGTCGACCTGACTCCGGACACGGCTGCGGAGGAGGCGGCGTTCATGAAGGACGGCGCGGACTTCGGCGCCGGCTGCGAGCGCAGCTCGGGCAAGGTCCTCCCGTACGTCGGTACGACAAACGCCGCGCGGGACATGGATCTGATCCGCGAAGTGCTCGGCGACAAGAAGCTCACGTACTTCGGCATCTCGTACGGTACGGAGCTCGGCGGTACGTACGCGCATCTCTACCCGAAGAATGTGGGACGCACGGTCCTCGACGCGGTCGTCGATCCGACCGCCGACACGATCGGGCACGCCCGCAACCAGGCGACCGGCTTCCAGCGGGCGCTGGAGAACTACCTCAAGGACCGTGGCCAGGACCCGAAGGCGGGCACCCGGCGCATCGCCCGGCTGCTGGAGCGGATCGACGGGAAGCCGCTGCCGACCGGCTCGGGCCGCAAGCTCAACGAGACGCTGGCGATCACCGGCATCGTGACGCCGCTCTACTCCAAGAGCAATTGGCCCGTTCTGACGCAGGCGCTGGACGAGGCCGAGAACCAGGGCACCGGCAATCTCCTCCTCCAGCTCGCCGACTCCTACAACGGCCGTGACAAGAACGGGCACTACGACACCCAGAGCCACTCGCAGCGCGCCATCTCCTGCGCGGACAGCAGGCTCCGGCCGACGGCGGGCAACGCGAAGGCGCTGCTGCCCGAGTTCCGGAAGCTGTCCCCGGTCTTCGGCCCGTTCCTGGCGTGGGACACGGCCGGCTGGTGTGCCGACTGGCCGGTGAAGGGTGAGCACGACACCCCGGAGGCGAGTGCTCCGGGCGCCGGTCCGATCCTGGTCGTCGGGACGACCGGTGACCCGGCGACGCCCTACGAGGGTGCCCAGAAGATGGCGGACGAGCTGGGCAAGGGCGTCGGCGTCATGCTCACCAACAAGGGCGAGGGTCACGGCGCATACGGCGAGAGCCCGTGTGTGACGTCGGCCGTGGACGCGTACTTCCTGGACGGGAAGGTTCCGGCGAACGGCAGGACCTGCTCGTAG
- the moeZ gene encoding adenylyltransferase/sulfurtransferase MoeZ has protein sequence MSLPPLVEPAAELTVDEVRRYSRHLIIPDVGMDGQKRLKNAKVLCVGAGGLGSPALMYLAAAGVGTLGIVEFDEVDESNLQRQIIHSQADIGRSKAQSAKDSVLGINPYVNVVLHEERLEAENVMEIFAQYDLIVDGTDNFATRYLVNDAAVLLNKPYVWGSIYRFDGQASVFWSEHGPCYRCLYPEPPPPGMVPSCAEGGVLGVLCASIGSIQVNEAIKLLAGIGDPLVGRLMIYDALEMQYRQVKVRKDPDCAVCGENPTVTELIDYEAFCGVVSEEAQEAALGSTITPKQLKEWIDADEKIEIIDVREPNEYEIVSIPGAKLIPKNEFLMGNALQDLPQDKRIVLHCKTGVRSAEVLAVLKSAGFADAVHVGGGVIGWVNQIEPEKPVY, from the coding sequence GTGTCGCTGCCACCCCTGGTCGAGCCAGCTGCTGAGCTCACCGTCGACGAGGTCCGCAGGTACTCCCGCCACCTGATCATCCCGGATGTCGGGATGGACGGACAGAAGCGGCTGAAGAACGCGAAGGTGCTCTGTGTCGGCGCCGGCGGTCTCGGCTCGCCGGCCCTGATGTACCTGGCTGCGGCCGGTGTCGGCACGCTCGGCATCGTGGAGTTCGACGAGGTCGACGAGTCGAACCTGCAGCGCCAGATCATCCACAGCCAGGCCGACATCGGCCGCTCCAAGGCCCAGTCCGCCAAGGACTCGGTCCTGGGCATCAACCCGTATGTGAATGTTGTCCTTCACGAAGAGCGGCTCGAAGCCGAGAACGTGATGGAGATCTTCGCCCAGTACGACCTGATCGTGGACGGCACGGACAACTTCGCCACCCGCTATCTGGTCAACGACGCCGCGGTGCTGCTGAACAAGCCGTACGTGTGGGGTTCGATCTACCGCTTCGACGGCCAGGCGTCCGTCTTCTGGTCGGAGCACGGTCCCTGCTACCGCTGCCTCTACCCGGAGCCGCCGCCCCCCGGCATGGTCCCGTCCTGCGCCGAGGGCGGCGTGCTGGGTGTGCTCTGCGCATCCATCGGCTCCATCCAGGTCAACGAGGCCATCAAGCTGCTCGCCGGCATCGGTGACCCGCTGGTCGGCCGGCTGATGATCTACGACGCCCTGGAGATGCAGTACCGCCAGGTCAAGGTCCGCAAGGACCCCGACTGCGCGGTCTGCGGCGAGAACCCCACCGTCACCGAGCTCATCGACTACGAGGCCTTCTGCGGCGTCGTGTCCGAGGAGGCCCAGGAGGCGGCGCTCGGCTCCACGATCACTCCGAAGCAGCTCAAGGAGTGGATCGACGCCGACGAGAAGATCGAGATCATCGACGTCCGCGAGCCGAACGAGTACGAGATCGTCTCGATCCCCGGCGCGAAGCTGATCCCGAAGAACGAGTTCCTGATGGGCAACGCCCTGCAGGACCTCCCGCAGGACAAGCGCATCGTCCTGCACTGCAAGACCGGTGTCCGCAGCGCCGAGGTCCTCGCGGTCCTCAAGTCGGCGGGCTTCGCCGACGCGGTGCATGTCGGCGGCGGCGTGATCGGCTGGGTCAACCAGATCGAGCCCGAGAAGCCGGTGTACTGA
- a CDS encoding spherulation-specific family 4 protein: MPHLTSAGTARRTSGTEQLGFGVPGYAHPLLAPTEWAELTRSGTPLHWAVLNIDSGPGARPDPHCLEAAGRLRNARERAVHDGAAQDAVRAGGGLLLGHLDLTFGNRPFGELIADAQSFLDWYRVDGFYLDRCPAERADLPAVRRITSTLAALLEESEDSKDGGDEAAGSGLLVLGHGTHPYPGYAETADQLVTFSGAWTDYRWSQVAEWTADYPPERFAHFVHGVPRTHLDEAMRIARWQGAGTIFFTDRTIRTDHGGQTDPFAALPGYWDEIVSRIGPGISE; encoded by the coding sequence ATGCCGCATCTGACCAGCGCCGGTACCGCCCGCCGGACCAGTGGCACCGAGCAGCTCGGCTTCGGCGTCCCGGGGTACGCGCACCCGCTGCTCGCGCCCACCGAATGGGCCGAGCTGACCCGCTCCGGCACTCCGCTGCACTGGGCGGTCCTCAACATCGACAGCGGCCCCGGCGCCCGGCCCGACCCGCACTGTCTGGAGGCCGCGGGCCGGCTCCGCAACGCTCGCGAACGGGCCGTGCACGACGGGGCTGCGCAGGACGCCGTCCGGGCGGGCGGCGGCCTGCTGCTGGGCCATCTCGACCTGACCTTCGGCAACCGGCCGTTCGGCGAGCTGATCGCCGACGCGCAGTCCTTTCTCGACTGGTACCGCGTCGACGGCTTCTACCTCGACCGGTGTCCGGCGGAGCGCGCCGACCTTCCGGCGGTCCGCCGGATCACCAGCACACTCGCCGCGCTCCTGGAGGAGAGCGAGGACAGCAAGGACGGAGGGGACGAAGCGGCCGGGAGCGGTCTGCTGGTGCTGGGGCACGGGACCCACCCGTATCCCGGCTATGCCGAGACGGCCGACCAGCTGGTCACCTTCTCCGGGGCGTGGACCGACTACCGCTGGTCACAGGTGGCGGAGTGGACCGCGGACTACCCACCGGAACGCTTTGCGCACTTCGTGCACGGCGTCCCGCGCACCCACCTCGACGAAGCCATGCGGATCGCCCGCTGGCAGGGGGCCGGGACGATCTTCTTCACCGACCGCACGATCCGCACCGACCATGGTGGACAAACCGATCCATTCGCGGCGCTGCCCGGGTACTGGGACGAAATCGTCTCGCGGATCGGACCTGGTATCTCGGAATGA
- a CDS encoding NAD-dependent epimerase/dehydratase family protein yields the protein MRVLLLGANGFLGRFVADRLLADPAVHLTALGRGDDADVRFDLAGGSPGALTRFLDAVHPGVVVNCAGATRGGARDLTRHNTVAVATVCEAMRRSGCSARLVQVGCSSEYGPSQPGSSTAEDALPRPGGPYGVSKLAATELVLGSGLDAVVLRVFSPVGPGTPAGSPLGRLAEAMRRAMQSGDGELKLSGLGVQRDFVDVRDVARAVHAASLSAAQGVVNIGTGRAVRLRDAAAVLAKVAGYPGALHELDTPPARLPIGAPRTSAESVIEHLSATPSPYPDGCGAWQQADVRTARDRLGWRPRINLEESLADIWMEAACRI from the coding sequence ATGAGGGTTCTGCTGCTCGGAGCCAATGGATTCCTCGGCCGGTTCGTGGCCGACCGGCTGCTCGCCGACCCCGCCGTGCACCTGACCGCGCTCGGCCGCGGCGACGACGCCGACGTACGGTTCGACCTGGCCGGTGGCAGTCCAGGAGCACTCACCCGCTTCCTGGACGCCGTCCACCCCGGGGTCGTCGTCAACTGCGCGGGCGCCACCCGCGGCGGCGCCCGCGATCTGACCCGACACAACACCGTCGCCGTCGCCACCGTCTGCGAGGCGATGCGCCGCAGCGGCTGCAGCGCCCGTCTCGTCCAGGTCGGCTGCTCCTCTGAGTACGGGCCCTCGCAGCCCGGATCGTCGACCGCGGAGGACGCCCTGCCGCGCCCCGGCGGCCCGTACGGCGTCTCCAAGCTCGCCGCCACCGAACTCGTCCTGGGCTCCGGCCTCGACGCGGTCGTGCTGCGGGTCTTCTCGCCGGTCGGCCCCGGCACCCCGGCCGGCTCACCGCTGGGCCGGCTCGCCGAGGCGATGCGCCGTGCCATGCAGTCGGGCGACGGCGAGCTGAAGCTCAGTGGCCTCGGAGTGCAGCGCGACTTCGTCGACGTACGGGATGTCGCCCGCGCCGTGCACGCCGCCTCGCTCTCCGCCGCGCAGGGCGTCGTCAACATCGGTACCGGCCGGGCCGTGCGGCTGCGCGACGCGGCCGCCGTGCTCGCCAAGGTCGCGGGTTACCCGGGTGCCCTGCACGAGCTCGACACACCCCCCGCCCGGCTCCCCATCGGCGCCCCCCGCACCTCCGCCGAGTCCGTCATCGAACACCTCTCGGCGACCCCGTCCCCGTACCCGGACGGCTGCGGGGCCTGGCAGCAGGCGGACGTCCGCACCGCCCGCGACCGGCTCGGCTGGCGCCCCCGGATCAATCTGGAGGAGTCCCTCGCCGACATCTGGATGGAGGCGGCATGCCGCATCTGA